The genomic region ACCTCGGCGAACGTGATGCGCCCGCACATCGCGGCGGGCGGATTGAAGTTGCGTGCCGACAGATGGAACCGCAGGTTGCCCTTGCGGTCGCCCTGCTGCGCCTTGACGAGGGCGACGTCGGCGACGATGCCGTGCTCCAGGACGTGGGGGCGGCCGTCGAACTCGCGCACCTCCTTCGCGCCGACGTACTCGGCGACCTCGCCGTCGCGGTACGACAGCGGGAAGGTGCCGTCCGAGAGCATCGTGCCGGCGCTCGACGGCGTGTAGAAGGCGGCGATGCCCGAGCCACCGGCCCGCATGCGCTCGGCGAGCGTCCCCTGCGGGATCAGCTCCAGCTCGACCTTGCCGGCGAAGTAGCGGTCGTAGAACTCCGGCAGGATCGGGAACGAGCCGGTGAAGCGCCGCACGCGGCCCTCCATGACGAGGCGCCCGATGCCGGTGAAGTCGTCCCCCACGTTGTTGACGATGACGTGCAGGTCGCGGAGGTCCAGGTCGCACAGGGCGTTGAGCAGCGCGTCGGGGCGGCCGGAGCTGCCGAAGCCGCCGACGGCGATCGACGCGCCGGACTGCACGACGCTCAGGGCCTCCGTCAGGTCGGCTCGGTACTTGTCGATCACAGTGCATCCTTCGTGTTGCTGGCGAGATTGCTGCGGTCAGTCAACAGCGCCCCGGCGTGTCGGCGAACCCGCTTTTCCGCGATATGGAAGGGATGCGGATCCCGATCGGGTGCCGGTGTCGGAGGGCCTGGAGATCGGGGCACATTTCCTTCCGCAAGGCGGGAGACTCCTGGTCGATGCCGGGCGGCGACGCGCACCGTGGAGGGACGTTCGCGAAGCAGCGATCGGCCCGCAGGTGCCCCGGCGCCGCGCGACCGGTGCTTCGCACATCCACGCACCACGGGAAGAGAAGGTCGCATGAGCATGACCACAGACGCGGTGACGGGCCGCGAGCCGGACACGGACGAGTCGGCCACCACGCGCATGACCACGAAGGCGGTCGTGTGCCGTGCGCCCGGCGAGCCGTGGGAGGTCACCGAGCTGGAACTCGACGAGCCCCGCGCGAACGAGGTGCGCGTCAAGCTCATCGCCGCAGGCCTGTGCCACTCCGACGACCACATCCAGAAGGGCGACGCCCCGATGCGGATGCCGGTGGTCGGCGGCCACGAGGGCGCCGGCATCGTCGACGCGGTGGGTCCGGGAGTCACCCGCGTGAAGCAGGGCGACCACGTCGTCCTCTCGTTCATCCCCGCGTGCGGCGAATGCCGGTACTGCTCCACCGGGCGGCAGAACCTGTGCGACGCCGGCAAGAACGCCTCGACCGGCGAGTTCCCCGACGGCAGCTTCCGCTTCCACCAGGGCGCCGTCGAGTTCGGCGGGCTGTGCGTCCTCGGGACGTTCTCGGAGTACTCGGTCGTGTCGGAGTTCTCGTGCATCCCGATCCCCGACGACATCCCGTTCGAGGTCGCGGCGCTCGTCGGCTGCGGCGTTCCCACCGGCTGGGGATCGGCTGTCCACGCCGCGGGCGTGCGCGCCGGACAGACCGTCGTCGTCTACGGCGCCGGCGGTGTCGGCTCCAACGCGGTGCAGGGTGCCGCGTACGCGGGCGCCCAGCGCGTCGTGGTCGTCGACCCGGTCGAGTTCAAGCGCGAGAAGGCGAAGGAGTTCGGCGCCACCCACACGTTCGCCACCGCCGAGGAGGCCCACGAGTTCGTCGTCGACGCGACGTGGGGAGAGCTCGCCGACCACGCGATCATCACGGTCGGCGTGCTCCACGACAAGGTCATCCACGATGCGATCAACGTCGTCGGCAAGACGGGTCAGGTCACCGTCACCGCGGTCGGCAACGGCTGGATCGACGAGAACCCCGGAATGCTCATCGGGTTCCAGCGCCGCATCCAGGGCGCGATCTACGGCGCCTGCAACCCGCTCTTCGACGTGCCGCGCCTCCTGAGCCTGTACAAGACGGGCCACCTCAAGCTCGACGAGCTCGTCACGAACCACTACACGCTCGACCAGATCAACGAGGGCTATCAGGACATGCTCGACGGCAAGAACATCCGCGGCGTGGTCAAGATCGCCGACGCGTGACCCGGAACGACAGCAGAGGACACCGAGAATGACCATCATCTCCGACCACCCCGCGGCCCTCGACAGCGACCTCGTCGTCGACGGGGCGCAG from Microbacter sp. GSS18 harbors:
- a CDS encoding NDMA-dependent alcohol dehydrogenase, producing the protein MSMTTDAVTGREPDTDESATTRMTTKAVVCRAPGEPWEVTELELDEPRANEVRVKLIAAGLCHSDDHIQKGDAPMRMPVVGGHEGAGIVDAVGPGVTRVKQGDHVVLSFIPACGECRYCSTGRQNLCDAGKNASTGEFPDGSFRFHQGAVEFGGLCVLGTFSEYSVVSEFSCIPIPDDIPFEVAALVGCGVPTGWGSAVHAAGVRAGQTVVVYGAGGVGSNAVQGAAYAGAQRVVVVDPVEFKREKAKEFGATHTFATAEEAHEFVVDATWGELADHAIITVGVLHDKVIHDAINVVGKTGQVTVTAVGNGWIDENPGMLIGFQRRIQGAIYGACNPLFDVPRLLSLYKTGHLKLDELVTNHYTLDQINEGYQDMLDGKNIRGVVKIADA
- a CDS encoding 3-oxoacid CoA-transferase subunit A → MIDKYRADLTEALSVVQSGASIAVGGFGSSGRPDALLNALCDLDLRDLHVIVNNVGDDFTGIGRLVMEGRVRRFTGSFPILPEFYDRYFAGKVELELIPQGTLAERMRAGGSGIAAFYTPSSAGTMLSDGTFPLSYRDGEVAEYVGAKEVREFDGRPHVLEHGIVADVALVKAQQGDRKGNLRFHLSARNFNPPAAMCGRITFAEVEQLVEVGRLGADDIHLPGVFIDHIGMTAAPIPAAADAATKEGAA